CATTATATACATATAAATGGATAACCCATGGACTGCACATCCATGcgccgtaggccctgtaacactcccccttgtgcggttcaataacaaaactttatatatAATGCGtcacatatagtgctttgaatgtaTTTCTTCAAATGGCGTCCTCTCCTTGAtggcttgtgccgaaatcaatcgccttactaaaactttgacaaggaaaaacccagtgggataaaatcttggtacaactcttcacatgtagtacttcacatgttgtctcgtactttacatgtagttcatcacatgcaatacgatcttcaaggaccgactagtctaagttaattgtctcgttaaaacttcgtcaggaaaaccccaTAGGGACAAAagctgaactaaagaaaaagagtacaatattaagcaaacttggAACacagttggactcgaatatgttgcctcattaaaaccttgacaaggaaaaacccagcgggataaaaccttgacgaagggaaaatagtacaacgtgatagatgcaagtaaaggtgattcgttgcagatgatcactttgctctatTGAAGTTGGCTAGTTGCTACATAActcttaaggcagaaaatcctcgtgggaaagacaatagccttagttgggaaagTACATTccaggtgtttgttgttgtcccattaaaaaccttgccgaaaAAATAAatcctgtgggaaaaagtaacctcggtgaaggaaaagagttcaacacaccattcgATGCTCCCCTGATgttagacaattttcattagtctaatgcagtcaaaaggagtttaccacactttactttggtgacttggatgtttataaaaccatgttgttgattctggaagttacgctgcttaacggactatcgtgtttcatttctttgattcagatattttccataatatcaacgcgatctttacgtcttcaacgttcaacatacttgatgcttttcgtgatccatcatagtacgatgtggactcgtaatggacTCATAGTacgatgcaagtaaaggtgatctattGCGGATGATCACTTTggtccgttgaagttgactagttgcttcacaactcctaaggaataaaatccttgtgggaaagacaatagccttagttgggaagttaattcccggtgtttgttgttgtataattaaaaaccttgccaagaaacaaaaccctgtggaaaaaagtaacctcggtgaaggaaaatatttcaacacaccattagatgctccccctgatgtcagacaattttcattagtctgatgcagtcaaaaggattttatcacactttactttggtgacatgaATGTTTATACGACCATGttattgattctggaagttacgttgcttaacagaatATCGCGCTTCATTTCTTTGatccagatattttcagtaatatcaacggcgATCTTTATATcatcaacgttcaacatacttgatttttttagtgtcctctcgctaaaaaccttgtcgagtaacaaaatcctttgggaaaaactattctcggtcgaagggaaaaagagtacaacacaacttcaatttcgaagtaaaatatgtcgacatcatatccttggatcctccccctgatgtcggcatctccccctaattactttcagagtttttctagagagttcctttagtcatgtacttttcgaaactgaatatcggtaataacctagaaaataatctaccatgtctccccctgattactttcgttggagaagatattattgttccttcataatcaacaacttttggattgcactttcattagcattccttttaatgtctttgtagggataatttttttttatgtcaatggttacttttaagtacatgattacattcactataccattccaatgacgttgcattggcgcggagctatatctaggtaacaagttccctgaggatgtaaaatttaatctagtacattattatactaagtacaacaatgcgtctattgtacttagatacgggaatttcatctcccaacacatgttcgtcatattccttttgacgaaatggttacttacttacatttgaaactcgactaatcatgggagtgctatcaggatgcatgtctttgttaaattgcctgacaactttagacatatgcaaaatggtgtaataatataccacaagctcagtattcgatcgaactttccctagatttttcatctcaaattcagattttaaatagcttttaaggtctcttatcacatcaagagtacacatcatgtctgtaccatcaacataaatagctacGATTCCAAATCAGGGACTTTCTTATGAacacgcaaggaaaaataacttacttgtctatcccctacAAATCAAAtatccacttagacgggtatatcaCATCCGTATGATTGCTTGAATCTTTAAGTGagtgttctatctaactgtaaacgcactccgtGTTTTATAGTCATTTGATTTGGACAACAAAAgtatatcaagtacttttgtaaatatcttctatctcttgatttttttagagatacgtaacaatcacatacatatgttgcatttcaagtccttttgaaattaccaagctaactaggtagcggaactctataacgttcattacaagagaacaattccagggctttgtgagaaacctcgcgccacaaggagagtctttgtactttaagactactttcttatcattatgctttatgaaaaattaattatgtatgtccaaataggctttacacttggttggttagcactaccacaccaaatacccgtatatttgccaaagaactaagttctacctggattgtataggccaaatatgctatttatttgaaattaatcaaaataaagcatggttcgatctcattgtgctctatttATGgaacaactatttatggattatatcatcattgtgcacgcatgatccttccattgactcatatgcattctcataatccgtacaggatttcattgttctctagaatcatttaaaacttcggagcgtcctccattattgattcatggacatagtcagagacaatcaaatgagatgatttcattaatgatacaaattagtttGTTCCTTAcccatctacttcctttctaggtgatcattgatcgaacctggtggtctctccatcttcctttatggagccatggactcaactacacttccaccaagtgtagttgcaacaccttagtctatggtgtaccccataccgaGGATTTATAACCTTTCAGGAATATtcgcagctggtatgtgtgatcttgtcactttagcgacatcagtgtacattctgaaaaatgattattctttgtcacttcacatttacatatATGGAGTACacgaatcaatatgagacacagtgggaacacaccacgataaTTCATGTCAttaccttagaaaatactttttcttatctccccctaacgacgggaagaatgtgtcattaaagtgataacctgcaaatatagcagtaagagatctcctgccaaagttTTTAAAATGCgggataattgttgagagtaaatatccaacaaaaattacttaatcattttcgtgacccatcatagtacaatGTGGAATCGTAATGACACATATATAGTgtaaccaaaaatgcgtaataaCACAAATatcaggcttaaattcagttaccaactggtacgcagaaaaggttgactaatatttggttctaaaacgaattaagtaaagatgtgcgtaatattgcatatccccaaagcaataaaaggtaggtcgGTACGCATAActtattccttagacaccatctgtaacctttgatggtagcctctgcgagaccattgggtataagatgttctatattgatcttattaaacatgcaatattcatcaagtccttttgatgtaaattctctagcattaacaagggtggtgagcctttgcattTTGCTTTGTGTAATATGTTCTAGGAAttctacaaaaattaaacgcatcgtttgttatgaacaataactgattcaatgcgtcgaatcatccaccagagccataaatcacttgaatggtccgcattctgcatggatatatgttcactaacaacactttatttctttggagaatgagttatttagcatttgcatctaagtaaaacaggatggtctcaatcatgtttcactaaagagagactttgtaagatgagtgacgtgctttcttactccaaagcataatggggagaggcagtgcaaatctagtaactttatAAATCACTGATTAtgatagatgtcgtaacttcgcattctattagttcattttcttatacactcaaatgaagtgatgctCGTGTAAGTactttcaaaacggaacatcatgtcacaaccaatgtgcattatggttatgtcaaagtctttatgaatcaatcccaatcatTTCATTGTTGGGGTTGATAAggattcagtaattcaagttccagtgatctacaattcactagattgacatattaattttctaagaatatgcttccttccacattcattagaaatTATTTATATATGCAATCAAATTCATTCTCACTGTAAGGGCAGACATATGATCTAGTTCAATTGGCTAGGccaagttcttgttgccattaaagttgatgtgaaaattgcttGCTACTATGTTGCACACATTACATtatatataccaacacctataaccaggtgcatttccaactctttcatttatgatggaagctagaattacattttagattcatcccatgatatatatatatgtcccttttctcatgctttatatgggtcattacgtctaacccttatgACTTCGggattctttccattttcaattttgctacatttagcttaattagaaatttctttatctcaataggcctaGAGAATCTCAgtacacatgtcaaccaattactttaggttgaatagattactaaagatagttcttttgttgtcatatttcaacatatactggttcattagtatcatggatgaagtataGAATGAAAGTTTTCTAACTCatatatcatcttttgtgagttcttccacaaaatttagaatacatgtgatttcatttgcaatgtatcttttgaaaataccgacTCTGAATAGTCGAGCCAGTGGATTAAATAccacggaacattcaaatttggaaataaaatatcaggtacacaataatggtgctcaagtacttctaaaccccaaataaatacattggaattgagttggtacaaccaattgaacaaaatacaccattcaactataaccaatatcatattcaagagaacaaatagCATTAAGACTaaaattcttaatgattgagatcaataaaaataatttaaattgaccgtttatatgcTGTTGACTTATTTTAAgacaaataaaaacaaaacgtGTTAtagaaccgcacaagggggagtgttacagggcctacggcccatggatgtgcggtccatataGTTACCTAGAGTTTAcctttacatgtatataaaggaaataGTATTCATGTAACCTTATCTCCTGATTAATAGAAACTTTCCTCTGCCTCTTCCTTTTCCTCCATTATACTACTgaaacacgttatcagcacgattattttagacattcacttagaggatgtcttcccatcctagtcacattTTTACTAATAAAATCAATGAGAACAATAACTGATtttttttaaccaattatatacctacaaataagtaaagaaagatgaaacaatctaatgggttggagataaaatttattttttcctggtatttaggattttatacctaGAGGATGTATTAAAAGTGATGTCACATATGAAACATCCACACTCACCATTAGAGAAGCTCTAAATCCCTAAGATTAAGATTAGTTagattaattaatcaaaataattcTTGATTATTTCTAATCAATCAAAGTGACTCCTGGTTAGTACATAAACATGAccaaaataataatcaaaataatCCCTAATTCTTGATTAAATCAATTTTCACCGCAGATTTAATATTTCCAATGTACATGCCAAAATCAAAAacaggaaaaagaaagaaagaaaattccAACTTAGAATGTTTGATTGCAGCGTTAATGGAAAACATCCAtgtagaaaaagaaagaaaaaaaatcaatcggCCCATATAGCTATGCGGTAcagcttcgtgcatgataacgttttgtagtATCGATTAGGTTAAAGCAAGAGACAGAGATAAaaatagagaaggagaagaatttCTTATTTGATAAAGAGGCATCAGGGATTACATAATACCATGTTTTTTGTATATAGGAAAGGGAAAACCTAGTCATCTAATGGACCGTATATCCATGAACTACAGGCCCTATAACATATATGTGATTTCATCATTTTTATATTCATTGTATGTGTTTTAAAATGCATTTTAACTGCATAGTCACACCTAAAAATCTCTCTCCCCCACCTTGGCTCaggaattgtgcaaacttgaaataGGACGGGTCATAAAGTCCGATACCTAAACCCGCACGTTTAACCTACATTTTATCCGGGTAAGGGTCGAGCTGCGAGATGGGTCCGCAATTGCCAGCACTACCCGCGATACCACACCTCCCAGCCCAATACAATACTTGAGAAACTTGCGAAGCTAATCACTGTCCTTctatataaaccctaatttgctccCCAAATTTCTCAAACCAgttatttcttcatcttcaaggatTTTTAATAGATCAGAAAAATGGGTCAAGGAACACCAGGAGGACTGAACAGACAGGGAGGAGGGGCTCCTGGGGATCGAAGAAACGATGGTGATaacaagaaggagaagaaattcgaACAACCAACACCACCAACAAGAGTTGGTCGTAAACAGCGAAAACAAAAAGGATCAGAAACAGCAGCAAGATTACCAACAGTAACACCATTAACTAAATGTAAACTTCGATTATTGAAACTTGAAAGGATTAAAGATTATTTGTTAATGGAAGAAGAATTTGTTAGTAATCAAGAGAGATTGAAACCACAGGaagataaaaatgaagaagatagaTCTAAAGTTGATGATCTAAGAGGTTCACCTATGAGTGTTGGTAGTCTTGAAGAACTTATTGATGAGAATCATGCTATTGTTTCTTCTTCCGTCGGGCCTGAATATTATGTCGGGATTTTGTCTTTTGTTGATAAAGATCAACTTGAACCTGGTTGTGCTATTCTTATGCATAATAAGGTACTTacgctttttcttttctttatttggtGTTAATTTTTGTTAGTTAGGGTTTGTGTTCTTACTTGAGATGGGGTTTTTCTAGGTTAAAATTAGATCTGTCGTTGTTTTGTGTCAACTGATTTGTTATTTGCGGTTTGGATTTTTtgtaggattttttttatttttagggttGAAAGCCTAGAATAATTTGAGAGAATGGCTTGTTGTGGTACTTCTCTGAGTAAGGGTATACCACATGAAATTTTATTAGAATTTGTAGGTCTTCCTGGAAAATTAATTATAATTTATTGGTGTTCTGAGTGTTAGAAGATAGTTTGGTTTAGGTTCTTTTAGTGATGCTAGAGTATAGGTCCATTTGATAAGACTGCTGGTGGAAGGAGTTGGACTGATGTATGCTTAGGAGGCAAAGTAAGTATTCCAAAAGGATCAAAAGCTAAAAATCATAGGATCTGGTAGCGAGCAAGTAGTTTCATAAACATGTGAATTACTGCGCCTAGTACCATCCCTCTATCTATTGCTGTAGATTTCGGTCTCGTGGACATATTGGATACACTAACTGATTTTTGGGCAAGTTCAGTGGGTGATGGAAAATGAGAAGTTAAATGATTTCTACTGTAGTTTTTTTCTTGATGCTTGGGTGTACTAGTAAGTGATGCTTCGCCTAATAGTATGCGAACACTTCGTCTAATATGGACATGATTATGATCATGTAATATTTTCTCAGGCTGTTTTCAATCTTAGGATAGACCATTGACCACAAAGTCAAGCTTTCAAAGTTTCAACTACTGTATTACCTTGGTAAAGCTAATTTATGATTTGAGCATCAATAAACCTTGTTGAGGTCGCTCcgcacattaatttttttttttttaaaatctgaTACATGCATCACATTGTTTAAGATGGTTTTCAACAAGCTCTAGACATTGAAGCCAATAAGTGTTGATATTATTTTACGTTTCTGTCATCTTTCCTTGGAAACTTAACTGTGTCAATAatagctgattttttttttttttgtgttacgTCTATGTATGCGCTTCTTCTCGTTGTGTCTACCATTAGTTATTGACTCTTGAGAAGTTTATTATGCTTTGAAAGATTACTCCAAGTCTGACTCTTTAGTGTGCTTCTTCTGTTTTCTTCATCTGTTCAGGTTCTCTCTGTTGTTGGGCTTCTTCAAGATGATGTTGATCCCATGGTGTCCGTTATGAAGGTTGAGAAGGCTCCACTGGAATCTTATGCAGACATTGGTGGACTAGATGCACAAATTCAGGAAATTAAAGAGGCAGTTGAACTTCCACTCACTCATCCCGAATTATACGAAGATATTGGTATTAAACCCCCTAAAGGAGTCATCCTTTACGGAGAACCTGGAACAGGGAAGACCTTACTCGCTAAGGTGCAAATGTTCTCCTTATTATATAATTTCTGCAGATTGATCTAGCGGTTTGGTTACTCTTTAGCTGCAAATGGGTTAATATCACCAAGAGATATTTATTGATATTTTCTTGTTATGATTTTGGAAATGCGTCAGTCATATGAAAACTATTTGCTGTTAACTGGTGAGACAATTAGATGATGTTTTAGTGATCCTTTCACATATGTTTCTTAGCAAGGTCTACTAGGTAGAAAGTTGATCCATATTAATTAGTTCCATTACATCTAGTTATGGAAGAAAGTTTCACCACTTTTGGAATACTGCTGAGTAAATAATCTTCGGGGACTAGTTGCTGATTAGTTGGATAGCAGCACGTGCATGATGTGAGAAGACCTTGACTTGATGATAATTCTTGGAAAAGTAAAAACTGAAGTTCAGATTCAATCTTTCTGTTCGTTCTTTTAGCTTTCTCTTTTTCTGTCCTTCCCAAGTAGCACTAAGGTAGGGGTATTTAACTTATCTGGCTACACCTTCGTGATTCaagatataatatttttcttcagTGGCTTGGTTTTTAAAGCAATAAGTTCATCTTGGGACATCTTCTCTGAATATTTCCCTGATCATGCATGTTTATTGTATCCCTTAGGCAGTGGCCAACTCAACATCAGCTACTTTCTTGCGTGTTGTTGGAAGTGAATTGATCCAAAAGTACTTGGGAGATGGTCCAAAATTAGTGAGGGAACTGTTCAGGGTTGCTGATGACCTTTCACCTTCCATTGTCTTCATTGATGAAATTGATGCGGTTGGTACTAAAAGGTACCCTCACAAACTCACAGATGTTTGATACATACTTGTGGGCGTGAATGTTTTTCTGGCCTGTTTCTTGATTGTTAACCATGTTTCATTAGGTACGATGCGCATTCAGGAGGTGAACGTGAGATTCAGAGGACCATGTTGGAACTGCTGAACCAGTTGGATGGTTTTGATTCAAGAGGAGACGTCAAAGTTATTCTTGCTACAAACAGAATTGAAAGTCTCGATCCTGCTTTGCTAAGACCTGGACGAATAGATAGGAAAATCGAATTCCCTCTTCCTGACACCAAAACAAGGAGACGCATTTTCCAGGTACTTGTTGTTTTCATGCATAGACTGCTGCATTGTATTTTTGGCCCAAATAATATAATGTTTTGTTAACTACATTGTCGGTATAAATGCCTCCGCATTCTCCGTGATCATGTTTTAATCGTTTGTGTATTTGGACAATACAGATCCACACTTCAAGGATGACATTGGCAGATGATGTTAACCTAGAAGAATTTGTGATGACTAAAGATGAGTTCTCTGGAGCTGATATTAAGGCTATATGTACTGAAGCCGGTTTGCTTGCCTTAAGAGAACGCCGTATGAAGGTAAACATTTAGCTGTAAAGATTGTTATGTTAGATTATGCATTGGTTGTAATTTAGCTAAACATGAAGAAGATTAACAACCCATTTGCATACACACCTAAATACTCAAATCTCCAACCGCTGTTTGCACATCTGTGTGCTATATCAGTTGTTAAATCCTGGAGAACATACTTTCGGTCCTGATGCCAATGGGCTACGGAGGCTTCCCATAAATAAAAGCAAAACCATTTGCATAGTGGAAAAAATATAAAACTCATTAGTTGCATGGTGCATAGCAGTAAACGTAGCGCATCTATGTTTTCACCATCTTTAGATTTGTCTCTTTGAGGTGATGTTTTTTCCTATTGCTGTTTTGCACTCTATAATTTTGAGAACAATTTGTCAGCTGTGCACTTTTGTGTCATCCTGGTATAATTTTCATCGTGTTAAAACATCTTATACTTGTATTTTCTTTAGAATCGTCTTAATGCAAAAAGGTCTGATTCTAATTTtgaattaattttcttttttttcaggTGACACACCCGGACTTCAAGAAAGCAAAGGAGAAGGTTATGTACAAGAAGAAAGAGGGAGTCCCGGAAGGACTTTACATGTAATAAAAACAAGCCATGGGGAGCGTTTAGATCATCTGGATACTTGCTTGCCATTTCCTTGTTTTAGATTCTGTTTTCATTGCTGggattgttcttttttttttttactgtttcTCTGGTGCTTGTTGTTGAACTTTATAACAGCGCTGTCACTTCTCCTTGGTTACTGAAACTATCTTTGCAGTTTCTTTACCCTTTGTTCGCAGAGTTAAGTTATGTTTCTCTCCTCTTTTGGTTCATTGTGTTTCTTTCCTTCACTATCTACGAAGTTATGGATGTATATGTTAAAGAGTACACTGAACTGTTGTGGCTAGAGCCTAGAGGTCAAGTTTTGCTGTTGGCTGTTAGACACAGAGGCACCATCATATTAGTCTCGCTGGACACTTCTGTACTTGTCTTACGGTGGCTTCTGAATAGGCTTCCGAGTAGTTGacgtaatactctttatctaacAAATTATTAGTTTAATATTATGAGAAAATTTAATAtgtatcaaaatttatttttgtctttttagtAGTATTTTATTTTATGTACTGTCTGGACCTGTTAATTATTTTGGAAcgtattactttatgattttatcgaatttattattttaacatTAAGGGTCCATGTCGGGACCAATAAGTTGTAAGGTTCACTATTATTTTAGCCTACAAGCGAACCTTGTGGGTAATCTAACCAAGGCAGCCGAAACGgatggggctgagattgtgtcataaGGGGGCAAGTTAACTCTACATTCCATGTTAGTTCCTGTAATATTACGTCATCGAGGGCTTGAACATGAGACCTCATGGAGAGCATGAAGCTTTGGGAAACAGGGATGACCAGTTGAACTGGGTGCCCGTTTAATTAATGtaaattatactccctccgtcccactattagatgacatatttgtttttaattttgtctCATTAATAGTTAATTTTATAtaactaggatatgacccgtgccatAACGGCCCGAATTTTGGATTAGTGTTGTTATAATTATGCGACATTAGGTGGTTAGTGAACtaagaaatacaaagaattctaAAGATATTCCATATCTCTTTTCAGTAGATATGGAGTCTTCAAAAAACTCTGAGAATTTTTATTATTGGAGATAGACTTTTCAAAAGCTTTTAAGGTTCTTTGTTATTGGATTTGGATTTTCAAAATCAATGATTTAAGGTTTTGGTGGATTGTAAAAATTTTGATGTCAAACTATACTCCATTTGTCCAATATTGTTGAGGGTGCAGGTATTTTCAAGCAGGCCAAGAAAGGTGAAGAGGCTAATGTTTTTCCAAATACaccttttatattaatttttaaaatatttaaacctgctagttttttattttttgtgtccCGTGTATGATTTTGATGCAAGGACAAATAACAAAAACTTGGGGAAAATACAAAAACCTCGATAATTTTGGGCAAATCCTAAAACATCAACTAAACTGGGAATTGCTAGAAGTAATATAAAAATCTATCCAGAATATGCGAAATTTTGAGAGACATTATTTAATTTTCGTTTAAATATTGATTTTGGGCGGCTCTAAGAGTGTAAAAATGTTTTAGGGAAAGCTGGCTTTTGGGCAAAGAGAATCAAATGTGTAAAAATTAAACGGAAGTCTAACCTTTGAGTTTTCTTTTCCCTTCCACTAATATCAGTAACATTGCCGGACGCTACCATTATCTCTTCCGCATTTACTGGAAATTAAAGGGAGTGATTTGATCACC
The nucleotide sequence above comes from Papaver somniferum cultivar HN1 chromosome 8, ASM357369v1, whole genome shotgun sequence. Encoded proteins:
- the LOC113301460 gene encoding 26S proteasome regulatory subunit 4 homolog A; translated protein: MGQGTPGGLNRQGGGAPGDRRNDGDNKKEKKFEQPTPPTRVGRKQRKQKGSETAARLPTVTPLTKCKLRLLKLERIKDYLLMEEEFVSNQERLKPQEDKNEEDRSKVDDLRGSPMSVGSLEELIDENHAIVSSSVGPEYYVGILSFVDKDQLEPGCAILMHNKVLSVVGLLQDDVDPMVSVMKVEKAPLESYADIGGLDAQIQEIKEAVELPLTHPELYEDIGIKPPKGVILYGEPGTGKTLLAKAVANSTSATFLRVVGSELIQKYLGDGPKLVRELFRVADDLSPSIVFIDEIDAVGTKRYDAHSGGEREIQRTMLELLNQLDGFDSRGDVKVILATNRIESLDPALLRPGRIDRKIEFPLPDTKTRRRIFQIHTSRMTLADDVNLEEFVMTKDEFSGADIKAICTEAGLLALRERRMKVTHPDFKKAKEKVMYKKKEGVPEGLYM